In Gambusia affinis linkage group LG06, SWU_Gaff_1.0, whole genome shotgun sequence, one DNA window encodes the following:
- the txndc17 gene encoding thioredoxin domain-containing protein 17 produces MAGYEEVNVHGYEEFCKAVSERKGKDIFAYFSGDKDAEGKSWCPDCVKAEPIVRGELTHLPEGSVFIYCQVGDRPYWKDPNNDFKKTLKLTGVPTLLRYGTPQKLVEEECFKSGLVKMMFTED; encoded by the exons ATGGCCGGTTATGAAGAAGTGAACGTGCACGGATACGAGGAATTCTGTAAGGCGGTGTCTGAGAGAAAAGGGAAGGATATTTTCGCGTATTTTTCAGGTGACAAAGACGCAGAGGGAAAGAGCTGGTGTCCAGATTGTGTGAAAG ctgagCCAATTGTCAGAGGGGAGCTGACTCATCTTCCAGAGGGCTCCGTCTTCATTTATTGTCAAGTTGGAGATAGACCATA TTGGAAGGATCCAAACAATGACTTCAAGAAGACCCTGAAGTTGACTGGGGTTCCCACTCTGCTGCGATACGGCACA CCTCAGAAGCTGGTGGAGGAAGAGTGCTTCAAGTCAGGTCTGGTGAAGATGATGTTCACTGAAGACTGA